The genomic segment GTACGGGCGCAACCCGGCGCCGGCGCCCGGGGCGGTGGCGATCGCGGTGCGTGACGAGACCCTCTCGCTGTCCAAGGAGCACTTCGAGATCGGTGGCGACACCGCGGGGGCGTGGGTGACCGACCTGCACTCGACGAACGGCACCGTGCTCGTCCGCGACGGCCACCGCATTCCCCTCACGCCGGGCCTTCCGACGACGCTCCGCCCGGGGGACGGCCTCGAGCTCGGTGATCGCCGCCTCACCGTGGGGGCGGGCCGATGACCGGATCGGTGCCTCCCATCGCACTCGCGTTCGGCGCGGCCACCGACCCGGGCCTGCGACGCCGGGTCAACGAGGACTCCTACCTCGCCGCCGCCCCGCTGTTCCTCGTCGCAGACGGGATGGGCGGCCACAACGCCGGCGAGATCGCCAGCGCGACCGTGATCGAGGAGTTCGCCGCTCTGGCGGGCCGGGACAGCCTGGCGATCGACGACGTCCACACCGCGGTGCGGGAGGCACGCCGACGCGTCGCGGCGCTTCCTCCCGGCGGCGGCGCGGGGGCGGGCACGACCCTCGCCGGTGTCGTCGTCGCCGACGTCGACGGCGAGGGCTACTGGCTGACGGTCAACCTCGGCGACTCCCGCACCTACCGGCTCAGCCGCGGCCGGCTCGAGCAGGTGAGCGTGGACCACTCGGTCGTGCAGGAGCTGATCGACAGCGGCGAGCTCGCGGCCGAGGCCGCGCAGCGGGACGCGCGCCGCAACGTCATCACCCGCGCCATCGGGGCCGGCAGCGACGCCGAACCGGACTACTGGCTCATCCCCGCCGAGGACGGCGACCGCATCCTGGTGTGCTCCGACGGCCTCTCGGGCGAACTCGAGAAGGACGCCATCCACGGCATCCTCGTCACCGAGTCCGACCCGCAGTCGGCGGCGACGAGGCTGGTGCACGAGGCGATGGTGCGCGGCGGGCGAGACAACATCACCGCGATCGTCGTCGACGCGCTCTCGGTGCGGAGCCGGGCGAGCGGGGCTGCCGAACGCGATACGGTGCCGGTGAGCGCCCCCACCGCTCCCGTCGCCGACATCGACGGCGACACGCTGCCGCGCGCAGCGGCCACAGGAGGTCTCTGATGCCGACGCTGTACGCCCCCGGCCCGACACCGGTCGCCGTCACGCCGCGCGGGTTCGTCGCGCTCGAGGCGGGCGCCTCCGCCGCGCTCCTCGCGCGGATCCGGTCGCAGCTGGTGGACGGCCGCGGCCTCGGCGGCGTCATCGAAGCCCTCACCGGCGCCTACGGTGCGTCGCTCACGGCCATTCCCGCGTTCGCCGTCGCCCTGTGGGAGGGTGACGGCGTCCGCGTCGCCGTCCGCGGCGACTTCGCGTTCGACCTCACGGCGGCAGCGGCCGAGCAAGTTTCGGGCGCCGGCGTCACGACCTGGACCGAGCGGGTCATCCCGGACGTTCAGCGCATCGCGCTCGCGACGCCGCAGACGGATGCCGCCCCCGCCGAGTTCGAGATCGCCGACGGTGTCGTGCTGGCGGGCAGCGTCGCGTGGGCTGTGCCCGGAACGGGCGACCGT from the Microbacterium atlanticum genome contains:
- a CDS encoding protein phosphatase 2C domain-containing protein, with protein sequence MTGSVPPIALAFGAATDPGLRRRVNEDSYLAAAPLFLVADGMGGHNAGEIASATVIEEFAALAGRDSLAIDDVHTAVREARRRVAALPPGGGAGAGTTLAGVVVADVDGEGYWLTVNLGDSRTYRLSRGRLEQVSVDHSVVQELIDSGELAAEAAQRDARRNVITRAIGAGSDAEPDYWLIPAEDGDRILVCSDGLSGELEKDAIHGILVTESDPQSAATRLVHEAMVRGGRDNITAIVVDALSVRSRASGAAERDTVPVSAPTAPVADIDGDTLPRAAATGGL